One Bradysia coprophila strain Holo2 chromosome X unlocalized genomic scaffold, BU_Bcop_v1 contig_132, whole genome shotgun sequence DNA segment encodes these proteins:
- the LOC119067988 gene encoding cytoplasmic FMR1-interacting protein, which yields MTEKITLSDALSNVEVLDELPLPDEQPCIEAQPCSVVYKANFDTNFEDRNGFVTGIAKYIEEATTHANLNELLDEGQKHAVMLYTWRCCSRAIPQPKSNEQPNRVEIYEKTVEVLAPEVNKLLNFMYFQRKAIEAFSGEVKRLCHTEKRKDFVSEAYLLTLGKFINMFAVLDELKNMKSSVKNDYSTYRRAAQFLKVMSDSHTLQESQNLSMFLATQNKIRDTVKDTLEKINGYEELLSEVVNICVHMFETKMYLTPEEKHMLVKVMGFGLFLMDSDLCNINKLDQKKKLRLDRIDRIFKNLEVVPLFGDMQIAPFNYIKRSKHFDPSKWPLSSSNAISPQADLMVHLPQIREDHVKYISELARYTNEVTTTVKDNPSDAENRATADLALRGLQLLSEWSSVVTELYSWKLLHPTDHHQNKECPVEAEEYERATRYNYTEEEKFALIEVIAMIKGLQVLMARIETVLCEAIRRNIYAELQDFVQLTLREPLRKSVKNKKDLIRSIMMSVRETSADWQKGSEPLDDPILKGKKDPDGGFKITVPRLNVGPSSTQLYMVRTMLESLIADKSGGKRTLRKDIDGACLVQIDQFHKTSFCWNYLLNFSDTLQRCCDLSQLWYREFYLEMTMGRKVNKCLVRHQHNEECSDLVTMEKRIQFPIEMSMPWILTDHILRTKEPSMMEFVLYPLDLYNDSAHYALTVFRKQFLYDEVEAEVNLCFDQFVYKLSEQIFAHYKQLAGSIYLDKRFRVECEILGFNFQSYPRNNRYETLLKQRHVQLLGRTIDLNKLITQRINADMQKSFELAISRFESSDISGVVELEGLLQVNRICHKLLSKWLALDDFDCMLKEANHNVLAPYGRITLHVFVELNYDFLSNYNYNAATNRFVRSKAISFTQPLQREKPPIMSHYYLWGSKQLNAAFSAQYGQYTGFVGAPHFHAMCRLLGYQGIAVVMEIILKDIVKPLIQGNLLQFTKTLMQAMPKTCKLPRCDYGSPGILGYYQAQLVDIVQYPDARTEFFQLFREFGNSIIFCLLIEQALSQEEVCDLLHAAPFQNILPRPFCKDGEKLETKQKRLEAKYSALQIVPNIEKFGNAKQAMIAREGDLLTRERLCCGLSIFEVILGRVKGYLDDPVWAGPPPANGVMHIDECSEFHRLWSALQFVYCIPLAVNEYTVEELFGEGLHWAGCTMIMLLNQQRRFEALDFCYHILRVQRVDCKDDTVKGINLKRMVDRIRRFQVLNSQIFAVLNKYLKSGDGEGSNVEHVRCFPPPPHPTMMPSHYHDPNKLRQQN from the exons ATGACGGAGAAAATAACCCTGTCGGATGCACTGTCAAATGTGGAAGTATTGGACGAATTGCCGCTACCGGATGAGCAGCCGTGTATAGAGGCGCAACCGTGTTCTGTTGTTTACAAAGCGAACTTTGACACGAATTTTGAGGATCGAAACGGTTTTGTCACTGGCATTGCAAAATATATTGAAGAAGCGACAACGCACGCAAATCTG AATGAATTACTCGATGAAGGTCAGAAACATGCCGTCATGCTGTACACTTGGCGATGTTGTTCGCGAGCGATTCCTCAACCGAAATCGAACGAGCAACCGAATCGCGTTGAGATCTATGAGAAAACGGTTGAAGTCTTAGCTCCAGAGGTCAACAAATTACTCAATTTCATGTACTTTCAA cGCAAGGCGATTGAGGCATTTTCTGGTGAAGTGAAAAGATTATGCCATACCGAGAAGCGGAAGGACTTTGTGTCGGAAGCGTATCTCTTGACCCTTGGAAAGTTTATCAACATGTTTGCAGTGTTGGACGAATTGAAGAATATGAAATCGAGCGTGAAAAACGATTACAGTACATATCGTCGAGCTGCACAGTTTCTGAAAGTCATGTCCGATTCGCACACACTGCAGGAGTCACAAAATTTATCGATGTTCCTGgctacacaaaataaaattcgcgACACAGTCAAGGATACGTTGGAAAAAATCAATGGGTACGAGGAGCTGCTGTCAGAAGTGGTGAACATTTGTGTTCACATGTTCgaaacgaaaatgtatttgaCGCCTGAAGAGAAACACATGCTCGTCAAGGTAATGGGCTTCGGGCTGTTTCTCATGGACAGCGATCTGTGCAACATAAACAAATTGGATCAGAAGAAAAAGCTACGCTTGGATCGCATTgatcgaattttcaaaaatctagAAGTCGTTCCGCTGTTTGGCGATATGCAAATCGCCCCATTCAATTACATAAAACGCAGCAAGCATTTCGATCCTAGCAAATGGCCACTATCCAGTTCCAATGCCATCAGTCCACAAGCTGACTTAATGGTGCACTTGCCACAGATTCGCGAAGATCACGTAAAATACATTTCGGAACTGGCGCGCTACACGAATGAGGTAACCACAACGGTCAAAGATAATCCGTCTGATGCGGAGAATCGAGCCACCGCTGATCTAGCCTTGCGTGGATTACAATTACTGTCTGAATGGAGCAGTGTGGTCACGGAACTGTACTCGTGGAAGTTGCTGCATCCGACCGATCATCATCAAAACAAAGAGTGTCCCGTTGAAGCCGAAGAATACGAACGAGCAACGCGATACAATTACACCGAAGAAGAAAAGTTCGCTTTGATTGAAGTCATTGCGATGATAAAGGGTCTGCAGGTGTTGATGGCCAGAATCGAAACGGTTTTGTGTGAGGCAATACGACGCAATATTTATGCAGAGCTGCAAGACTTTGTTCAGTTGACGTTACGAGAGCCATTACGAAAGTCCGTGAAGAACAAGAAAGACCTGATTCGCAGTATTATGATGTCGGTACGAGAAACATCGGCCGATTGGCAAAAGGGATCTGAACCGTTGGACGATCCAATATTGAAGGGTAAAAAAGATCCGGACGGTGGATTTAAAATAACAGTCCCTCGACTCAACGTTGGACCATCGTCCACGCAGTTGTACATGGTCCGGACAATGCTTGAATCGCTGATTGCCGACAAATCTGGCGGCAAAAGAACTTTGCGAAAGGACATCGACGGTGCTTGCTTAGTACAAATCGATCAGTTTCACAAGACTTCCTTCTGTTGGAATTATTTACTGAACTTTAGCG ACACACTGCAGCGATGTTGTGACCTATCCCAACTTTGGTATCGTGAATTCTACTTGGAAATGACAATGGGTCGCAAAGTCAACAAATGTCTTGTGAGACATCAGCACAACGAAGAGTGCAGCGATTTAGTGACGATGGAGAAGCGCATACAATTTCCAATTGAAATGTCCATGCCGTGGATTTTGACCGATCACATCTTACGAACAAAAGAACCGTCGATGATGGAATTTGTGCTGTATCCGTTGGACTTGTACAATGATTCGGCGCATTATGCGTTAACAGTGTTCCGGAAGCAATTTCTTTATGACGAGGTTGAAGCTGAAGTGAATCTGTGTTTCGATCAATTCGTCTACAAACTCAGCGAACAAATATTTGCCCACTACAAGCAACTGGCTGGAAG CATCTACTTGGACAAACGATTCCGTGTCGAATGCGAAATTCTCGGCTTCAATTTCCAATCTTATCCGCGAAATAATCGCTATGAAACACTGCTAAAGCAACGGCACGTTCAACTGTTGGGACGGACCATCGACTTGAACAAACTTATAACGCAGCGCATCAACGCAGACATGCAAAAAAGCTTTGAGCTTGCCATCAGCCGCTTTGAGTCGTCCGATATATCCGGTGTGGTTGAACTGGAAGGTTTGCTGCAGGTCAATCGGATCTGTCACAAATTGCTCAGCAAGTGGTTGGCATTGGACGATTTCGATTGTATGCTGAAAGAGGCGAATCACAACGTCTTGGCTCCTTATGGTCGAATCACGTTGCATGTTTTCGTTGAATTGAATTACGACTTCTTGTccaattacaattacaatGCTGCAACGAACAG atTCGTGCGCAGCAAAGCTATTTCATTCACCCAGCCACTACAACGTGAAAAACCGCCAATAATGTCACATTACTATTTGTGGGGTTCGAAGCAATTGAATGCGGCATTTTCTGCACAATACGGCCAATATACTGGATTTGTTGGAGCTCCCCACTTCCATGCTATGTGCCGTTTGTTAGGCTACCAAGGCATTGCTGTGGTCATGGAAATCATTCTGAAAGACATTGTAAAGCCGTTGATCCAAGGCAATCTTCTTCAATTCACAAAGACTTTAATGCAGGCCATGCCAAAG ACGTGCAAGCTTCCTCGGTGCGACTATGGATCGCCTGGAATATTAGGCTATTATCAAGCGCAACTGGTCGACATTGTGCAATATCCCGATGCTCGAACGGAATTCTTCCAATTGTTCCGCGAATTCGGCAATAGCATCATATTCTGTTTGTTAATCGAACAGGCGCTGTCACAAGAGGAAGTGTGTGATCTACTACACGCCGCAccatttcaaaacattttgccGAGACCATTCTGCAAAG ATGGCGAAAAACTGGAAACGAAACAGAAACGTCTGGAGGCTAAATATTCGGCTCTGCAAATTGTCCCAAACATCGAAAAGTTTGGCAATGCTAAGCAAGCAATGATCGCTCGTGAAGGAGATCTGTTGACGCGTGAACGGCTCTGCTGCGGACTCAGCATCTTTGAAGTAATTCTGGGCCGTGTCAAAGGCTATTTGGATGATCCGGTTTGGGCCGGTCCACCACCAGCAAATGGAGTAATGCACATCGATGAATGCTCCGAATTTCATCGACTGTGGTCAGcacttcaatttgtttattgcATTCCTCTTGCAGTTAACGAGTACACTGTAGA GGAGCTCTTTGGCGAAGGATTACATTGGGCTGGATGTACGATGATTATGCTGTTGAACCAACAGAGGCGATTCGAGGCTTTAGACTTTTGTTATCACATCTTGCGTGTTCAACGTGTTGATTGCAAGGATGACACAGTCAAGGGAATC aatcTGAAGCGTATGGTGGACCGTATTCGTCGCTTCCAAGTTCTCAACTCTCAGATATTTGCTGTGCTAAACAAATATCTGAAAAGCGGCGACGGTGAGGGCTCCAATGTGGAACATGTTCGTTGTTTTCCGCCTCCGCCGCATCCGACAATGATGCCGTCGCATTATCATGACCCGAATAAATTGAGGCaacaaaattag